The genomic window CGTTGGTGCCCAGTTCACCGACCCGATCGAGGATCCGCTGGTATGTTTGGGCGGCCAGTTCCGGTTGTTGCAGGCGTTCGTAGGTCATGCCGACCTGGTAGAGCACCGGCAGTTGCCAGGCCGGCGAGGAATCCAGTTGGGCCAGTGTCAGGTAAATGTCGAGGGCCCTGGTGTAATCGCCTTCGCGGTAGAGTTGGTTGGCGATTTCGTTTCCGGTCCGACGCTGCCAGTAGGCCCAGACCTCAGGGCGGTCGGCCGTGCGGGCACGTTGTTCGGTGAGGAGCTTGAGCACCTGCTGGAGGGCTTCGCTGTTGCGTCCCAGTTGCTTCAAGGAGGTGGCAAGGAGGAACCGTACCTCGGGTTGCTCGGGCGCATCGGGGAAGCGGTCCAGGAAGTCATAAGCCTGGCTGGCGGCTTCATCGTGACGACCGACCGCGGCCAGCGAGCGGATCAATCGGTACTGGACGAGGGCACGGTTCAGGAAGGGGTTGTTCTGCCGCAAAAGGCGCTGGTAAAACTCGGCGGCCTCGGCAAATCGCCCGCTGAGGTAGTGGGTTTCGGCGATTTCGATCTGAGCCTGCAGCACCAGCCGCTGGTAGTATTCGAAGTAATCCGTCTTCAAAACCAGTGCCGCGGTCATGACACTGTAGAACTTGGCCAGGGCGAGGTTGTTGAGGCCCATGCGGCGAAAGAGCAGCCCCTGGCGAAGGAGCACCTCCGGCACGCGGGGGTCGGCAGGCCATTTTTGGACGAACTGCGCGTAAACCTGCTGGGCGCGCGGCAGATCATTTTCGTCCTGCGCGACCAGGGCCAGTTCCAGCAGGGCCGACCGCTGGATTTCCTCGGGGACGTCTTCGGCGAGAAGTTCCACTAGGAGGGGCGTGGCCTGAGCGGTTTGTCGGGTCAGCCGCAGATGCCTGGCCAGTTCCAGCTGACCCTGGAGTTGTTTGAGACGGTCTGCGGTTTCGGCAGCGATGGCGATTTCGGGGCGTTTGGGGGGCCAAACCAGAGGCGGTGCGGGTGAGTTGGTGGTGTCCAGGCCCACCAGGTTGGGAGGTTCGGCCGCGGTTACCGTGGCGGGCTGGGCATTGGAGAGGAGGTTGGGCGTGGGGGCGTTCGAGGTTCCCTGGGCGGGGGTGGGCGTGGACGGGACGGTGTTGGACGGGGGACCTGAGAAGCTGGGTGCCGTGGCAACTTCGCCCGACACGGGATGTTGTACGGCCAGCCAGAGGAGGGCGGCGACGCAAAGTCCGGGCACGAGGATCCGGCCCGGACGCAGGTCCGGCCGCCACCTGAGAGGGTCAGGTATTTTGCAAGCGACGCTCACTGGGTACGGTATATGGCCTGACTGGCTGGCGCCGGGCGGGCCAGGGGCGGCTGAAACTGGATGTCCGCCGGCACGAGGACCCGGACGGGCGCGCTGCTGGTCACGCCCGGCGTCGGTTTAAAAAACTCCACCAACATCTGCGGTGTCACGAGAAGCAGATCGCTTGCCGGACCGACGGTGTTGGTGGTTGTGGCGGTGGGGCTGGTGTTTGTGGTGGTCAGCAGCGGGTCGGCCAAGACGAACTCGTATTGGGGCATGGCTGGAGTTGGGTTGGCTGGCGGCGAGCTTGGTCCGGGGGTGGTGGGGTTGACGGTTTGGGCCGCCACATTGGTGGCCGTGCTGGGCGCGCTGGTGGCTTCTGGGGTTTTTGTTGACTGGTTTTGAGCGGTTACGGTTTGGTTCGTAGCCGACTCTGCTGCTTTGGCAATTTGTGACTCAATAACGATATCGACGTCTGTGAATAGGGATGTGCTGCCGCCCTGTAACGTTGTAAATCGCAGTGGCGGCGGGCCAAGCTCGGTCAGGTACCCTTTGGCGACGGCTGTCTCTGTGGCCAGGGTCAAAACAAGAATCTGCCACGTGAGACGGCCGGGTCGGCGCAACCGCCCGACGCAGTCGTAGACCAGAACGAATACGGTGTTGGCGATGTTCTTCACGGCCGGCCTTCGGCTATGAACCCGGTCGCGGTTGGGCCCGCCGGCCCTGGCTTTGGGTGGGCCGGTCAAAACCCGGTTCCGGCCGGGGTCGGCATTTGGCACCTTGCAAGGGACACGACTTGCTCATGGACGTTATCGGCAAATCGTGCCCGGACTTGAGGCAGATTTTGCAGGCAAAGATTTCCCGGAGGTGATTCATGGCCAGCTGGTGGGGTGGACCTTTGGCAGGGGTTGGCGGCCGTTGAGCCGCGTTTGCGGCCCGGGTCAAGAGTAGGCAGAGGAGGAATCCGGCGGGTTCGGTTTGACGGTCTCCGAGGGTGCCCCCGTACGGGGGGTGCGCGGCATTTTCTCAAGGAGTCTTGGTGGCGTGGATTCCCATGCCCGTGCCCCGTTCTAACAGGCCTTGGGCGCGTCTGCGGCTTTGGGGACATTGGGGCTGGCTGGGTGCTTGCGGGGTGGGGGGCTTGGTGGTTGTTTGTGGTGCGTGCGACGGTTGCGTGGTTGGCTGTGGTATTGGGTGCCGGTCGGGCTGTGGATGGCGCTGATCTTTACGGCTTCGGCGGACAGCGCGTCGGCACCGCGAACTTCCCGCATTATCGGTCCGTTGGTGCGGTGGTTGTTTCCTGACTGGCCGGAGGCGTGGGTTGAGGTGGCGGTGTTGGTTGTGCGGAAACTGGCGCATGTGGTCGAGTACGCCGTGTTGGCGTTCCTGGTTTGGCGGGCCTTATGGCGGCCGCGACGACCGGAGTTGCGGTTTTGGGAATGGCGTCCTGCGGTGTGGAGCCTGGTGGTGGTGTTTCTGTATGCGGTAACGGACGAGTACCATCAGACGTTTGTACCGGACCGGCAGGGGAGTCTGAGGGATGTGCTGCTTGACACGGCGGGTGGAATTCTGGGTCTGGCGTTTGCGTGGGGGCTGACGCGGTGGTGGTACCGGAGTCCGGCGCGCAAGGAGCG from Limisphaera ngatamarikiensis includes these protein-coding regions:
- a CDS encoding tetratricopeptide repeat protein; this encodes MSVACKIPDPLRWRPDLRPGRILVPGLCVAALLWLAVQHPVSGEVATAPSFSGPPSNTVPSTPTPAQGTSNAPTPNLLSNAQPATVTAAEPPNLVGLDTTNSPAPPLVWPPKRPEIAIAAETADRLKQLQGQLELARHLRLTRQTAQATPLLVELLAEDVPEEIQRSALLELALVAQDENDLPRAQQVYAQFVQKWPADPRVPEVLLRQGLLFRRMGLNNLALAKFYSVMTAALVLKTDYFEYYQRLVLQAQIEIAETHYLSGRFAEAAEFYQRLLRQNNPFLNRALVQYRLIRSLAAVGRHDEAASQAYDFLDRFPDAPEQPEVRFLLATSLKQLGRNSEALQQVLKLLTEQRARTADRPEVWAYWQRRTGNEIANQLYREGDYTRALDIYLTLAQLDSSPAWQLPVLYQVGMTYERLQQPELAAQTYQRILDRVGELGTNATPGLQALIQMARWRMDFVKWQTRAELALRRLAPPVQASTTPLESAIPSTP
- a CDS encoding VanZ family protein encodes the protein MRRLRGWLWYWVPVGLWMALIFTASADSASAPRTSRIIGPLVRWLFPDWPEAWVEVAVLVVRKLAHVVEYAVLAFLVWRALWRPRRPELRFWEWRPAVWSLVVVFLYAVTDEYHQTFVPDRQGSLRDVLLDTAGGILGLAFAWGLTRWWYRSPARKERTAGAAASLGAGGS